CAGATCATCTTTCTTTtggtatgttttcttgccatcattagcttgatggtcttgatgcatgcaactctttccttttcttcgttGAAGAACACGGCATCCATTGTTTCCTGGACAAGGACcaaatagagaagaagaaagagatgagagagagtgAAAAGAATCTGAATAAAAGCAAAGCAAAATGGTTAAGCAAATTAATTTgaatagcttgcttttactCCCCTAACATAGAGTGGCGTGTGAGTCATAATAACCATCAATCACTTCAGctgaatttttctctctcatgttccccatgcattaattaacaatgtaatagattttgaaatccatcactTTGTTAGAGCTTGGTTCCGTTGGAAGCACTatgctttcatttttcttttatttcggACCAAGCATGGAACCTATTCTCTCTAGAATAATTTGGGCTTGTGTCAATGTGATCAAAGCTGGCCCATTTGGTaagcatttgctttcctgataaaATTGTGTAACGGATCAAGCATGGAAAGCACATAAGAAAGCATTTGTTTTGGGCTTGCAACATTAATATTTATTCTGGCCCATTAAAtcagattaataattttgtaattatttattttaataatgtttagtcatcacaagtattattttagagttttccaaactcatcaaagtACAATACATTCCATGCAtttcacaaattaaattatgataCAGTACAATCATCTTTTACAACAAAATTTCCTAATTTTATTaggaaaaatagagaaaaacaacaattaAGGTTGCTAACTGAGGCAAACAGGCTTGCCTAATTATTACAAATTTACAATAATTAAGGAAACATGNNNNNNNNNNNNNNNNNNNNNNNNNNNNNNNNNNNNNNNNNNNNNNNNNNNCATTACCCAAACACAAGCAAAACAAGCACTGTAATGGACAAAAAAcattaacaattaaataaaatggaTGAACTAACAATAAACTTGAAAAAGGTTTAATTTGTATACATATAATAGTGTCaaacttttatattttgctATTTAATCAGGTGTcgtcatataaataaaaataatgaattctTTTTAGAGTCAGTGGATGTACTCTTCTAAcgaaaaattttatgattggtcaaagaaaataaatatttgcTATTATAACCGACCATGTGTCAATGTTAAAAGAAAATCTAGTTTTATTTATATGACAACACCTTATTAAACGACAATATAACAAAGCTCGACAAAATAAAGTGCATAGAAATTTGACTAATTATATTTGAATGTAAAGACTCATGTGCAGTTGTCTTCATGTGAAATTGAGAGTCAAGAATCATTAGATGATTTGAcagatttgactaaattattatctaacagTTCTCTACGATCAACTTTACATGAAGACAACTGCATACGAGTTTCTCCTTACTTGAATTATAACATTTTATGTTAACATTGGAAGCCAGGAGGAATTGATTTTTGACAGGCACTAAGGATCCAGCTTAGAGTAACAGGGACATctaggttgttgccaagaacaTTGGCCTTAATAGCAGTGCACAAACAAAGTGCTGCTTCCAAATCAACCAAGCCATCAAGTAATGCACAACATTTGCTTGAAACTGGAGAACCAACAACAACGTTACCAAGTCCTAAGACATCAGCACAAACCCCTAGTTTCAATGTGTCTTTGGGGCATTTCTcttttggtggtggtggtggtgccgGAGTTGGGCATGGTTTTGGTGGTGGCGTGCATGATCCACATGCATTGCTCAACAAAGGTGTTGAAAGGAGAGACAGCACAAGAATTGTGGCAGAAAGCTTGCTCATGGTGTTGAAAGCCATGGCTTATAGCAAAAAGAAAATGCTTAttaggaaaatatattaaaaaaggtATGATGTAATAACAAATTAGTGTGTTATGAAGTTGATAAATAGGGTGGTACATACTACCAATTtataaaagcaaaagaaaattttgtgaGGATGCATCATCACATGGAAATCTGATTGAGTGATTGGTGTTGTTTTTCCAGCTGGATTTCTTTTGTATGCTTCTGAATTGATCAATGGAGTGAGGgctattgtttatttatttattattattattttttgttttaaatcttCTGTGGATGCTAATTCACTAAGTTATACTAGTGGCCTTtagatatttttctttgatttgatTTTCACTCTTCTTCAACGACTTTGGTCTAAGTTTTTAGTATTACAAAATTACTGACtgagttttgtttaatttatttagccTATATAAGT
This portion of the Arachis duranensis cultivar V14167 chromosome 6, aradu.V14167.gnm2.J7QH, whole genome shotgun sequence genome encodes:
- the LOC107495270 gene encoding 14 kDa proline-rich protein DC2.15, encoding MAFNTMSKLSATILVLSLLSTPLLSNACGSCTPPPKPCPTPAPPPPPKEKCPKDTLKLGVCADVLGLGNVVVGSPVSSKCCALLDGLVDLEAALCLCTAIKANVLGNNLDVPVTLSWILSACQKSIPPGFQC